GTCTGGTAATTAAGTTCCAAATGTTAATCAAACCGATAAACAATCGTGCCTTGTTTTCAAAAAAATTGATTGCCCGGATATAAATGCATCAAAAAAATTCTATTTGATTAAAACAGATAAGTTCAATCCTTTCATGGTAAGTGCAATTCTTTTTCTTCCCAGATCAACCTCCGTTACTTTCACCGTAACAATTTGTTGAAGCTTCACTACTTCATTAGGATCTTTGACATATCGATCGGCGAGTTGAGACAAGTGGACAAGCCCATCTTGTTTTACACCAATATCAACAAAAGCACCAAAAGCCGTAATGTTCGTGACAATTCCTGGAAGAATCATTCCAATTCGAAGATCGTCCGGTTTTCTGACAGAACTATCAAATTCAAACTTTTTCACAGGCGTTCTCGGATCGCGCGACGGTTTTTCGAGTTCCTGCAAAATATCCTTTAAAGTCGGAAGTCCCACAGCATCAGTAACATACTTCGACGGGTTGATTTCCTTACGCAATTCTGATTTTTGAACCAGATCTTTTACCGTAGCTCCCACATCTTTGGCCATTCGTTCAACAATCGGGTAACTCTCCGGATGTACAGCACTGTTATCCAAAGGATTAACTCCATTTTCAATCCTCAAAAATCCGGCAGCCTGCTCAAATGCTTTTGCTCCTAACTTAGGCACTTTTAACAATTGTTGACGCGATTTGAAATCTCCGTTTTTTGCTCTAAAATCCACGATATTCTGCGCCAGAGCGGGTCCAAGGCCCGAAACATAGCGCAATAAATGCTTACTTGCCGTGTTGAGATTTACGCCTACGGAATTTACGCAGCTTTCTACGACTACATCCAAAGCATTCTTCAATGCTTTTTGGTCGACATCATGTTGATATTGACCAACCCCTATTGATTTCGGATCAATTTTCACTAATTCTGCCAACGGGTCCATCAAACGACGGCCGATTGAAACCGAACCGCGCACGGTAACATCTTTATCAGGAAATTCTTCCCTGGCCACATCCGATGCAGAATAAATAGATGCACCTTGTTCGCTGACACTGAACAATCCGATTTCGTCAGATTTTTTAACTGTCAACAAAAGTTTTTTAACAAAGTCTTCCGTTTCACGGCCGGCCGTTCCATTACCAACAGCTATTGCTTCGATTTTAAATTTTTGAATCAAATCAGACAATATAGCATTCGCTTCATTGGATTTGTCAAACGGATAAATAACTTTGTCGGACAGGAGATTTCCCTGGCTGTCCAAAACTACAACTTTGCAGCCTGTACGATAACCTGGATCAATGGCCAATACATTTTTTTGTCCAAGCGGCGATGCCAGGAGTAGCTGTCTGAGATTTTCAGTAAAAATCTGAATTGCGTATTGATCCGCTCTTTCTTTGGAAAGATTTGTAAATTCCGTCTCAATTCCCGGTTTGAGCAATCTTTTATAACTATCACGAATCGCAATTTCAATCTGGTCCTTACTTCCGGGCAACCCCTTAACAAAAATTCTATCCAGATTGCTGATCGCCTGTTCCTCATCAGGAGAAATGTCCACACTTAAAAATCCTTCCTCTTCTCCCCTTCTCAATGCCAATAAACGATGCGACGGAATCCTGGAAAGCGGTTCCGAAAACTCAAAGTAATCCCGATATTTCGCTCCTTCCTCCTCTTTCTTTTTTTTGACCTTTGAGGTAATCAGCGCATTTCGCTGAAATATGGAACGCACCCGGCCACGCGCATCCTGATTTTCACTGATCCACTCTGCCATGATATCACGCGCTCCCTGCAAAGCATCTTCTGTATTTTCAACCTGATCGTTCAAATAAGACAATGCTTTTCTTTCAGGATCGGATTCACGACCTTCAAAAATCAGCTTTGCCAATGGCTCCAGGCCTTTTTCAATGGCCATGGAAGCCCGGGTTTTTCGCTTTTGTTTGTAAGGTAAATACAGGTCTTCCAGTTCAACAAGAGAAAAAACGCCGGAAATTTGTTTTTTCAATTCTGGTGTAAGCTTTCCCTGTTCTTCAATATTTTTCAGAATTGCTTCCCTGCGTTTCTCAACTTCCTGTTGTTTTTGATAAGCATCCTTAATTGCTCCGATCTGCACTTCATCCAGTCCGCCTGTTGCTTCTTTTCGATATCGTGAGATAAAAGGAAGTGTTGCTCCTTCTTCAAATAATTGGATGGTATTTCGAACTTGTTTTTCTGAAATGCTGGTTTGCTGGGCAATAAGCGGGAAATTCATATCAATATTTTGGCTGTTACTATTTTGTAAAAGTAACGAGGTATTCCTTTATATGTTTAATTTTCAAGACAGATTTGTGCGAAAGAAATCACCTGCCGAAAAATTAACCAGCTCCCACTTATTCTATGTCAAAATTTTCACTTCTTGCATGAAACATTAAAATTTTAACTAATGAAAAATTTCAAACGAAATATTTTATTGCTTTTAACAGGGTTGCTGCTTTCTACCTCCTTGGTTTTTGCACAAAAAGTCCTGGTCGAAACTGACCTGGGAAATGTAATTTTAAAACTGAATCCCGAAAAAGCACCGCTGACTGTCAGTAACTTTCTCAAATATGTAAATGCACATCGGTATGATGG
The nucleotide sequence above comes from Dyadobacter subterraneus. Encoded proteins:
- a CDS encoding Tex family protein codes for the protein MNFPLIAQQTSISEKQVRNTIQLFEEGATLPFISRYRKEATGGLDEVQIGAIKDAYQKQQEVEKRREAILKNIEEQGKLTPELKKQISGVFSLVELEDLYLPYKQKRKTRASMAIEKGLEPLAKLIFEGRESDPERKALSYLNDQVENTEDALQGARDIMAEWISENQDARGRVRSIFQRNALITSKVKKKKEEEGAKYRDYFEFSEPLSRIPSHRLLALRRGEEEGFLSVDISPDEEQAISNLDRIFVKGLPGSKDQIEIAIRDSYKRLLKPGIETEFTNLSKERADQYAIQIFTENLRQLLLASPLGQKNVLAIDPGYRTGCKVVVLDSQGNLLSDKVIYPFDKSNEANAILSDLIQKFKIEAIAVGNGTAGRETEDFVKKLLLTVKKSDEIGLFSVSEQGASIYSASDVAREEFPDKDVTVRGSVSIGRRLMDPLAELVKIDPKSIGVGQYQHDVDQKALKNALDVVVESCVNSVGVNLNTASKHLLRYVSGLGPALAQNIVDFRAKNGDFKSRQQLLKVPKLGAKAFEQAAGFLRIENGVNPLDNSAVHPESYPIVERMAKDVGATVKDLVQKSELRKEINPSKYVTDAVGLPTLKDILQELEKPSRDPRTPVKKFEFDSSVRKPDDLRIGMILPGIVTNITAFGAFVDIGVKQDGLVHLSQLADRYVKDPNEVVKLQQIVTVKVTEVDLGRKRIALTMKGLNLSVLIK